One stretch of Amycolatopsis sp. NBC_00345 DNA includes these proteins:
- a CDS encoding NAD-dependent epimerase/dehydratase family protein, with protein MKILVVGGSGLLGHHVLEQLRLRGHEATTVARTPREGVDHVLDVTTVSDEDLRELLAGHDGVVFAGGMDDRAVGKGPVAPRLHAGNVAPVVALLSAARAAGCTRAAVLASYYTYFDRVHPEWGLAAKHPYVHSRNEQARLGREAAGPDLPVAVIEVPFVFGVAPGRVPEWSVPLVKWVRSSSPLFAPVGGSAATSASGVGIVTVEALEGASGADIPVVEENLRWKEMFTRLAGAAGRPRPVRTIPAVVVKAMLRLRGLVNGWNGTQLGLTAEHLDGLLLRELFVEPPVPRSVDEAIRETVKA; from the coding sequence ATGAAGATCTTGGTGGTAGGCGGAAGCGGGCTGCTGGGGCACCACGTGCTGGAGCAGCTGCGGTTGCGCGGGCACGAGGCGACCACGGTGGCGCGTACGCCCCGTGAAGGCGTCGACCATGTCCTCGACGTCACGACAGTCTCCGACGAAGACCTGCGCGAGCTGCTCGCGGGCCACGACGGCGTCGTGTTCGCGGGCGGTATGGACGACCGTGCGGTGGGCAAGGGGCCGGTCGCGCCACGGCTGCACGCGGGCAACGTCGCGCCGGTGGTGGCGCTGCTGAGCGCGGCCCGTGCGGCGGGCTGTACGCGGGCCGCGGTGCTGGCGTCGTATTACACGTACTTCGACCGCGTGCACCCGGAGTGGGGGCTGGCCGCGAAGCATCCGTACGTGCACAGCCGCAACGAGCAGGCGCGGCTCGGGCGCGAGGCGGCGGGCCCGGACCTGCCGGTGGCGGTCATCGAGGTGCCGTTCGTGTTCGGGGTCGCGCCCGGGCGGGTGCCGGAATGGTCCGTGCCGCTGGTGAAGTGGGTCCGGTCGTCGTCGCCGCTGTTCGCGCCCGTGGGCGGCAGCGCGGCGACGAGCGCGAGCGGCGTCGGCATCGTGACCGTCGAGGCGCTGGAGGGCGCGTCGGGCGCCGACATTCCCGTGGTGGAGGAAAACCTGCGCTGGAAGGAGATGTTCACGCGGTTGGCCGGCGCGGCGGGCCGTCCTCGCCCGGTGCGCACGATCCCCGCCGTTGTCGTCAAGGCGATGCTCCGCCTCCGCGGCCTCGTGAACGGGTGGAACGGCACCCAGCTCGGGCTCACCGCCGAGCACCTGGACGGCCTGCTCCTGCGTGAGCTGTTCGTGGAACCGCCGGTGCCCCGCTCGGTCGACGAGGCCATCCGCGAGACCGTGAAGGCCTGA
- the exaC gene encoding acetaldehyde dehydrogenase ExaC, whose protein sequence is MAVYAAPNTDGSVVDYETRYDHYIGGEYVAPASGQYFENPTPITGKTFTEIARGTAADIDRALDAAEGAAPAWGRTSVEARSGILLKIADRMEQNLEKIAVAEAWENGKPVRETLAADIPLAIDHFRYFAGALRAQEGGISQIDENTVAYHFHEPLGVVGQIIPWNFPILMAVWKLAPALAAGNAIVLKPAEQTPASIHLLMSLIGDLIPPGVLNIVNGFGVEAGKPLASSNRVRKVAFTGETTTGRLILQYASENIIPVTVELGGKSPNIFFDDVAAANDAFYDKAQEGFTLFALNQGEVCTCPSRALIQTGIYDSFLGDAVERVKKIKQGNPLDTDTQVGAQASNDQYEKIMSYIDIGKQEGAKILTGGEKADVGGEFSGGYYVQPTVFEGDNKMRIFQEEIFGPVVSVAKFDDYADAMKIANDTLYGLGAGVWSRDGNTAYRAGRDIQAGRVWVNNYHAYPAHAAFGGYKASGIGRENHKMMLDHYQQTKNMLVSYSDQALGFF, encoded by the coding sequence ATGGCCGTTTACGCCGCACCGAATACCGACGGCAGTGTCGTCGACTACGAAACCCGCTACGACCACTACATCGGCGGCGAATACGTCGCCCCGGCCAGTGGGCAGTACTTCGAAAACCCCACCCCGATCACCGGCAAGACGTTCACCGAGATCGCGCGCGGAACCGCGGCCGACATCGACCGGGCCCTCGACGCGGCGGAGGGCGCCGCGCCGGCGTGGGGTCGCACGTCCGTGGAAGCGCGTTCGGGCATCCTGCTCAAGATCGCGGACCGGATGGAGCAGAACCTCGAGAAGATCGCGGTCGCCGAGGCGTGGGAGAACGGCAAGCCGGTGCGCGAGACGCTCGCCGCCGACATCCCGCTCGCCATCGACCACTTCCGCTACTTCGCCGGCGCCCTGCGCGCGCAGGAAGGTGGCATCTCGCAGATCGACGAGAACACCGTCGCGTACCACTTCCACGAGCCGCTCGGCGTGGTCGGGCAGATCATCCCGTGGAACTTCCCGATCCTGATGGCGGTCTGGAAGCTCGCGCCCGCACTGGCCGCGGGCAACGCGATCGTGCTCAAGCCGGCCGAGCAGACGCCGGCGTCGATCCACCTGCTGATGTCGCTCATCGGCGACCTGATCCCGCCCGGTGTGCTGAACATCGTCAACGGCTTCGGCGTCGAGGCGGGCAAGCCGCTCGCGTCGAGCAACCGCGTGCGCAAGGTCGCGTTCACCGGTGAAACCACCACCGGACGGCTGATTCTCCAGTACGCCAGCGAAAACATCATCCCGGTGACGGTGGAGCTGGGTGGCAAGAGCCCGAACATCTTCTTCGACGACGTCGCCGCCGCGAACGACGCCTTCTACGACAAGGCGCAGGAGGGCTTCACGCTCTTCGCGCTCAACCAGGGCGAAGTCTGCACGTGTCCTTCGCGCGCGCTGATCCAGACCGGCATCTACGACTCGTTCCTCGGCGACGCCGTGGAGCGCGTCAAGAAGATCAAGCAGGGCAACCCGCTCGACACCGACACGCAGGTCGGTGCCCAGGCGTCGAACGACCAGTACGAAAAGATCATGTCCTACATCGACATCGGCAAGCAGGAGGGCGCGAAGATCCTCACCGGTGGCGAAAAGGCGGACGTCGGCGGCGAGTTCAGCGGCGGCTACTACGTGCAGCCGACGGTGTTCGAGGGCGACAACAAGATGCGGATCTTCCAGGAGGAGATCTTCGGCCCGGTCGTGTCCGTGGCGAAGTTCGACGACTACGCCGACGCGATGAAGATCGCCAACGACACCCTGTACGGCCTCGGCGCCGGCGTCTGGTCGCGGGACGGCAACACCGCCTACCGTGCCGGCCGCGACATCCAGGCCGGTCGCGTGTGGGTGAACAACTACCACGCGTACCCGGCGCACGCCGCGTTCGGCGGGTACAAGGCCTCGGGCATCGGCCGCGAGAACCACAAGATGATGCTGGACCACTACCAGCAGACGAAGAACATGCTGGTCTCCTACTCGGACCAGGCGCTCGGGTTCTTCTGA
- a CDS encoding HEAT repeat domain-containing protein — MTAAVVGFGSRPPTRGEQSAQELRADDGSLTPTEIAGHLREIAAWMQAFAEKTARRARAIETQYGHHFRTASLIYGEYYTPYLDYLAAPKKITAANSVRRNALALAAVYDRVARKPPRGRRPDLAQCYEHKDTPRLLAALGDRDPGARLQAVRFLGRLQATGAVDPLLGLLDDPAAAEEAARALGRIGDARAVDPLIGFVRRNPDLKEAATAVVALGELGDPRAVGFLLECLDERRNRGLIGNLAAHALAKIGDPRAVAPMREVLARRRAETAESDVGKRLRDLDCRLIEEAINTLTGARDS, encoded by the coding sequence GTGACCGCGGCCGTCGTCGGATTCGGCAGCAGGCCGCCGACGCGGGGCGAGCAGAGCGCGCAGGAACTGCGGGCCGACGACGGCAGCCTGACGCCCACGGAGATCGCCGGCCACCTGCGTGAGATCGCCGCGTGGATGCAGGCATTCGCCGAGAAGACGGCCCGCCGGGCCCGGGCCATCGAAACCCAGTACGGCCACCATTTCCGCACCGCCAGCCTGATCTACGGCGAGTACTACACGCCGTACCTCGACTATTTGGCCGCGCCGAAGAAGATCACCGCGGCCAACTCGGTGCGCCGGAACGCTCTCGCACTGGCGGCCGTGTACGACCGCGTGGCCCGGAAGCCGCCGCGGGGACGTCGTCCGGACCTGGCGCAGTGCTACGAGCACAAGGACACGCCCAGGTTGCTCGCGGCGCTCGGTGACCGCGATCCCGGCGCCCGGCTGCAGGCCGTTCGTTTTCTGGGCCGGTTGCAGGCGACCGGCGCCGTGGATCCGTTGCTGGGCCTGCTCGATGACCCCGCAGCCGCCGAGGAGGCCGCGAGGGCGCTGGGCCGGATCGGTGACGCCCGGGCGGTGGACCCGCTGATCGGCTTCGTCCGCCGGAATCCCGATCTGAAGGAAGCCGCCACGGCCGTGGTCGCGCTCGGGGAGCTCGGCGACCCGCGGGCGGTCGGCTTCTTGCTGGAGTGCCTGGACGAGCGCCGCAACCGCGGCCTGATCGGCAACCTCGCGGCGCACGCGCTGGCGAAGATCGGCGACCCGCGGGCCGTGGCGCCGATGCGCGAGGTCCTGGCCCGCCGCCGGGCCGAAACGGCCGAGTCCGACGTCGGCAAACGTTTGCGCGACCTCGACTGCCGGCTCATCGAGGAGGCGATCAACACCCTCACCGGCGCACGCGACAGCTGA
- a CDS encoding propionyl-CoA synthetase — MKPASRCRRGHDWSRSADEERPSMGAYSETYRRSLADPEGFWLDAARAIDWTRPPTRALDASAEPFYRWFPDGELNTAYNALDRHADGGRGAQPALIWDSPVTGQKRRYTYSELRDEVAVFAGALASLGVTRGDRVILYLPMIPEAVIAMLACARIGAVHSVVFGGFAPKELAARIEDAKPKLVIAASCGIEPTRVVEYKPIIDAALAITEHQPEHVVVLQREQAGAELSGTDLDWDDLVESAQPVDPVPVKATDPLYILYTSGTTGKPKGVVRDAGGHAVALAWSMGALYDVHAGDVWWTASDVGWVVGHSYIVYAPLLVGATTVLYEGKPVGTPDAGAFWRVISEHGVQALFTAPTALRAVKKLDPDAAELKKYDLTEFRALFLAGERLDPETYHWAHDILGTPVLDHWWQTETGWPIAANPRGLEPMPVKPGSATKPVPGWDVHVLDQDGADLPAGQEGAITLKLPLPPGSLTTLWGADERYREGYLSRYPGHYLTGDSGYLDEDGYLFVMGRTDDVINVAGHRLSTGSMEAVLASHPAVAECAVIGVADQLKGQVPRGFVVLKARVDISEEQLREELVALVRRDIGPVAAFREVSVVEALPKTRSGKILRKTMRGIADGREEPVPSTIEDPAVLDALRAVLRG, encoded by the coding sequence GTGAAACCTGCGTCACGCTGCCGACGGGGCCATGATTGGAGCAGATCCGCCGACGAGGAGAGACCGAGCATGGGCGCTTACTCCGAGACCTACCGGCGCAGCCTGGCCGACCCCGAGGGTTTCTGGCTCGACGCGGCCAGGGCGATCGATTGGACGAGGCCGCCGACGCGGGCGCTGGACGCCTCCGCCGAGCCCTTCTACCGGTGGTTTCCCGACGGTGAGCTGAACACCGCGTACAACGCGCTCGACCGGCACGCCGACGGCGGCCGCGGCGCGCAGCCCGCGCTGATCTGGGATTCACCCGTCACCGGGCAGAAGCGGCGCTACACCTACAGCGAGCTGCGCGACGAGGTGGCGGTGTTCGCGGGCGCGCTCGCCTCGCTCGGTGTGACGCGCGGCGACCGCGTGATCCTCTACCTGCCGATGATCCCGGAGGCGGTGATCGCGATGCTCGCCTGCGCACGCATCGGCGCCGTGCACTCCGTCGTCTTCGGGGGCTTCGCGCCGAAGGAGCTGGCCGCGCGCATCGAGGACGCGAAGCCGAAGCTCGTGATCGCCGCTTCGTGCGGCATCGAGCCGACGCGCGTCGTCGAGTACAAGCCGATCATCGACGCCGCGCTCGCGATCACCGAGCACCAGCCCGAGCACGTCGTGGTGCTGCAGCGCGAGCAGGCGGGCGCCGAGCTGTCCGGCACCGACCTGGATTGGGACGACCTGGTCGAGAGCGCCCAGCCCGTGGACCCGGTGCCGGTGAAGGCGACGGATCCGCTGTACATCCTCTACACGTCCGGCACCACGGGAAAGCCGAAGGGCGTGGTGCGCGACGCGGGCGGCCACGCCGTCGCGCTGGCCTGGTCGATGGGCGCGCTCTACGACGTCCACGCCGGCGACGTGTGGTGGACGGCGTCCGACGTCGGCTGGGTCGTCGGGCACTCATACATCGTGTACGCGCCACTGCTGGTCGGGGCGACAACGGTGCTCTACGAAGGAAAACCGGTCGGCACGCCGGACGCGGGCGCGTTCTGGCGGGTGATCTCCGAGCACGGCGTCCAGGCGCTGTTCACCGCGCCCACGGCGTTGCGCGCGGTGAAGAAGCTCGACCCGGACGCGGCGGAGCTGAAGAAGTACGACCTGACGGAGTTCCGCGCGCTTTTCCTCGCGGGCGAGCGGCTCGATCCGGAGACCTACCACTGGGCCCACGACATCCTCGGCACGCCGGTGCTCGACCACTGGTGGCAGACCGAAACCGGCTGGCCGATCGCCGCGAACCCGCGCGGCCTGGAGCCGATGCCCGTGAAGCCCGGCTCGGCGACGAAGCCCGTGCCCGGCTGGGATGTCCACGTCCTCGACCAGGACGGCGCGGACCTGCCCGCCGGCCAAGAGGGCGCCATCACGCTGAAACTGCCGCTGCCACCCGGCTCCCTGACCACCCTGTGGGGCGCCGACGAGCGTTACCGCGAGGGCTACCTGTCCCGCTATCCCGGCCACTACCTGACCGGCGACTCCGGTTACCTGGACGAGGACGGCTACCTCTTTGTCATGGGCCGCACGGACGACGTCATCAACGTGGCCGGCCACCGCCTGTCGACGGGCTCGATGGAGGCCGTGCTGGCTTCGCATCCGGCGGTCGCAGAGTGCGCGGTGATCGGCGTGGCCGACCAGTTGAAGGGGCAGGTGCCGCGGGGTTTCGTGGTGCTGAAGGCGAGGGTGGACATCTCGGAGGAGCAGCTGCGGGAGGAACTGGTCGCCTTGGTCCGCCGGGATATCGGTCCGGTGGCGGCGTTCCGGGAGGTGTCGGTCGTCGAGGCGCTGCCGAAGACCCGGTCGGGGAAGATCCTGCGGAAGACGATGCGGGGTATCGCGGACGGGCGGGAGGAGCCGGTTCCGTCGACCATCGAGGATCCGGCGGTGCTGGACGCGCTGCGGGCCGTTCTGCGCGGTTGA
- a CDS encoding beta-N-acetylhexosaminidase: MRKTLSRAVLGVTVLSLAALGLPALAGSAAAVPAPRDVERSVTDIVPVPVEAKADPKANFTLTPLTVIRAGQGAGDVAGYLRGLLRTATGYPLPVVPRSAGLPAISLEVGHADPRVGAEGYQLDVAKSGVTLKANTAAGLFEGVQSVRQLLPSTIDAKSVQFRASWTVSGGSVLDYPRFGYRGAMLDVARHFFTPSQVKLYIDQIAQYKINTLHLHLADDQGWRIEIKSWPRLATEGGKGAVNGDPGGYYTQAEYKDIVAYAASRHITIVPEIDMPGHTNAAQATYAELNCDGIAVPPRTDTEVGYSSLCISSPTTYKFVEDVIRELAAITPGKYLGIGGDEAHSTSDADYKTFYQKVSPLVAKYGKLITGWHEISKTQPPASAIPQYWDQGGANADVAAAAARGNKILMSPSNHAYLDMKYNAQTPLGQDWAGLVEVKDAYNWDPATLVDGVGESSVAGVEAPLWTETLRTSDNLEYMAFPRLPGIAEIGWSPQASHNWDTYRERLAKQAPRWQAQGIDFYRSPQVDWK, from the coding sequence GTGAGGAAGACCCTGTCCAGGGCCGTGCTCGGCGTGACCGTTCTGAGCCTCGCGGCGCTCGGGCTTCCCGCGCTGGCCGGGTCCGCCGCCGCGGTGCCCGCGCCGCGGGACGTCGAGCGCAGCGTCACCGACATCGTGCCGGTGCCCGTGGAGGCCAAGGCCGACCCGAAGGCGAACTTCACACTGACGCCGCTCACCGTGATCCGCGCGGGGCAGGGGGCGGGTGACGTCGCCGGTTACCTGCGCGGGCTGCTGCGGACCGCGACCGGTTACCCGCTGCCCGTGGTGCCGCGCTCGGCCGGGCTGCCCGCCATCTCGCTGGAGGTCGGCCACGCCGACCCGCGCGTGGGCGCCGAGGGCTACCAGCTGGACGTCGCGAAGTCCGGGGTCACGCTCAAGGCCAACACCGCCGCCGGGCTGTTCGAAGGCGTGCAGTCGGTGCGGCAGCTGCTGCCGTCCACGATCGACGCGAAGTCCGTGCAGTTCCGCGCCAGCTGGACGGTCTCGGGCGGCAGCGTGCTGGACTACCCGCGCTTCGGCTACCGGGGCGCGATGCTCGACGTCGCGCGGCACTTCTTCACGCCGTCGCAAGTGAAGCTGTACATCGACCAGATCGCGCAGTACAAGATCAACACCCTGCACCTGCACCTGGCCGACGACCAGGGCTGGCGCATCGAGATCAAGAGCTGGCCGCGGCTGGCGACCGAGGGCGGCAAGGGCGCGGTGAACGGCGACCCGGGCGGCTACTACACGCAGGCGGAGTACAAGGACATCGTCGCGTACGCCGCTTCGCGCCACATCACGATCGTCCCGGAGATCGACATGCCGGGGCACACCAACGCGGCGCAGGCCACGTACGCGGAGCTGAACTGCGACGGCATCGCGGTGCCGCCGCGCACCGACACCGAGGTGGGCTACAGCTCGCTGTGCATCAGCTCGCCCACGACGTACAAGTTCGTCGAGGACGTGATCCGCGAGCTGGCCGCCATCACGCCCGGCAAGTACCTCGGCATCGGCGGCGACGAAGCGCACTCCACCTCCGACGCCGACTACAAGACCTTCTACCAGAAGGTGAGCCCGCTCGTCGCCAAGTACGGCAAGCTGATCACCGGCTGGCACGAGATCTCGAAGACCCAGCCGCCGGCCTCGGCCATCCCGCAGTACTGGGACCAGGGCGGCGCGAACGCCGACGTCGCGGCCGCCGCCGCGCGTGGCAACAAGATCCTGATGTCGCCGTCGAACCACGCGTACCTCGACATGAAGTACAACGCGCAGACGCCGCTCGGCCAGGACTGGGCCGGCCTCGTCGAGGTCAAGGACGCCTACAACTGGGATCCTGCCACCCTCGTGGACGGCGTCGGCGAAAGCTCCGTCGCCGGCGTCGAGGCTCCACTGTGGACGGAGACCCTCCGCACCAGCGACAACCTCGAGTACATGGCCTTCCCGCGGCTGCCGGGCATCGCGGAGATCGGCTGGTCGCCGCAGGCCTCCCACAACTGGGACACCTACCGCGAGCGGCTGGCGAAGCAGGCCCCGCGCTGGCAGGCGCAGGGCATCGACTTCTACCGCTCCCCGCAGGTCGACTGGAAGTGA
- a CDS encoding NADP-dependent oxidoreductase, giving the protein MSRAVVYEKFGGPEVLELREVPEPHAGPGEVRIRVAAAGLNPMDWVLASQPEAAARFGITVPSGFGYDLAGVVDEVGDGATGFAVGDRVLGGALGRAVADFVVVKTPAEGFWPTPDGISNEVASTLPVAGMTAAAALAAIDLQSGDTVLIGGAAGGVGVFAMQLAKIAGARVIGTASEGTFEFLRQFGAEPVAYGPGLADRVRALAPGGVTAATDLFGTETAEAALALGVPPERISTIAAGPNAPGGVRATGGFDADPAAMKHITDAILTGDLTVPIAAIFPVEQVREAVELQAGRHVHGKILITL; this is encoded by the coding sequence ATGAGTCGAGCGGTGGTCTACGAGAAGTTCGGTGGTCCCGAAGTGCTGGAGCTGCGGGAGGTTCCGGAGCCGCACGCCGGTCCGGGCGAGGTCCGGATCCGGGTGGCGGCGGCCGGGCTGAATCCGATGGACTGGGTTCTGGCCTCGCAGCCCGAGGCGGCGGCGCGGTTCGGGATCACCGTGCCGTCCGGTTTCGGATACGACCTCGCCGGCGTGGTGGACGAGGTCGGCGACGGCGCCACGGGTTTTGCCGTGGGCGACCGGGTCCTCGGTGGCGCGCTGGGCCGGGCCGTCGCCGATTTCGTGGTGGTCAAGACGCCCGCCGAGGGGTTCTGGCCCACGCCCGACGGCATCAGCAACGAGGTGGCGTCCACACTTCCCGTAGCCGGCATGACCGCCGCCGCCGCGCTGGCGGCGATCGACCTGCAGTCCGGTGACACCGTCCTGATCGGCGGCGCCGCGGGCGGTGTCGGCGTGTTCGCCATGCAGCTCGCGAAAATCGCCGGCGCCCGGGTGATCGGGACCGCCTCGGAAGGCACGTTCGAGTTCCTGCGCCAGTTCGGCGCCGAGCCCGTGGCCTATGGCCCCGGACTGGCCGACCGGGTACGGGCACTGGCGCCCGGCGGCGTGACCGCGGCAACCGACCTGTTCGGCACCGAAACCGCCGAGGCCGCGCTCGCCCTCGGTGTCCCGCCCGAGCGGATCTCCACCATCGCCGCCGGACCCAACGCGCCCGGCGGCGTGCGCGCGACCGGCGGCTTCGACGCGGACCCGGCCGCCATGAAGCACATCACCGACGCGATCCTCACCGGCGATCTCACCGTGCCGATCGCCGCGATCTTCCCCGTCGAGCAGGTCCGCGAGGCCGTGGAGCTGCAGGCCGGACGCCACGTCCACGGCAAGATCCTGATCACGCTGTGA
- a CDS encoding TetR/AcrR family transcriptional regulator: MARWLPDAPGRLAVAALELFAERGYEDTTVIEIAERAGLTKSTFFRHFPDKREVLFGGNAVAGLLAEGIAAAPAEATPLEAVAHAMDALGREVFTAARREFTARRRAVIAVNPELQEREALKGLGLTTAMIEALKRRGVPDLTSRAAAELGGLASKIAFDRWLDTADDDFGAVARQALGEVQAAVALC, encoded by the coding sequence ATGGCCCGCTGGTTACCCGACGCACCAGGGCGACTCGCTGTCGCCGCCCTCGAACTGTTCGCGGAGCGGGGTTACGAGGACACGACGGTGATCGAGATCGCGGAGCGCGCCGGGCTGACGAAGAGCACGTTCTTCCGCCACTTCCCGGACAAGCGGGAGGTGCTCTTCGGCGGGAACGCCGTGGCCGGGCTGCTGGCCGAAGGGATCGCCGCGGCGCCGGCCGAAGCCACCCCGCTCGAAGCGGTGGCGCATGCCATGGACGCGCTCGGCCGGGAGGTCTTCACCGCCGCCCGTCGCGAATTCACCGCCAGGAGGCGGGCGGTGATCGCCGTCAACCCGGAACTACAGGAACGCGAAGCGTTGAAGGGGCTCGGCCTCACCACGGCGATGATCGAAGCGCTCAAGCGCCGCGGCGTTCCCGACCTGACCTCGCGCGCGGCCGCGGAGCTGGGCGGGCTCGCCTCGAAGATCGCCTTCGACCGCTGGCTCGACACGGCCGACGACGACTTCGGCGCGGTCGCACGGCAAGCACTCGGCGAAGTACAAGCAGCCGTTGCCCTCTGCTGA
- a CDS encoding DUF779 domain-containing protein has product MGTRRVDLTESAGDLLRKLVAVHGPVMFHQSGGCCDGSAPMCYPLGEFKIGQRDVHLGDLAVDGIDAVPVWMSGPQFEYWKHTHLTIDVVTGRGSGFSLEAPEGVRFLIRSRLFSDAESAELNG; this is encoded by the coding sequence ATGGGCACCCGGCGGGTGGACCTCACCGAGTCCGCGGGCGACCTCCTGCGCAAGCTGGTGGCCGTCCACGGCCCGGTGATGTTCCACCAGTCCGGCGGGTGCTGCGACGGCAGCGCCCCGATGTGCTACCCGCTCGGCGAGTTCAAGATCGGCCAGCGGGACGTGCACCTGGGCGACCTGGCGGTCGACGGCATCGACGCCGTGCCGGTGTGGATGTCCGGTCCGCAGTTCGAGTACTGGAAGCACACGCACCTGACGATCGACGTCGTCACCGGGCGCGGCAGCGGGTTCTCCCTGGAGGCTCCCGAAGGCGTGCGCTTCCTGATCCGCTCGCGGTTGTTCAGCGACGCGGAGTCGGCGGAGCTGAACGGCTAG
- a CDS encoding helix-turn-helix domain-containing protein: protein MAELPEPELLRDPESYARLLKHVREAVLSGVPAPRSPRSVVSDSWQRSLAAHVDPDSGEAPLVYEPAEMTDLREEHPLAPVLPLLRQTLVSIADDAEHMMIVTDAEGLILWREGASGVLLRADRVALTEGTRWSEEAIGTNAMGTTLATGEPVQIYSAEHLVRRYHAWTCAAAPVRDPETGMLLGSIDVSGPLRTVHPAMLALVTATAQLAEGQLRAHLAVRDEKVRRTNMRHLDALRGRPGALLSAGGRVLAAESCTLPSTVEVRRGGGTVTLPDGRIAVVDPLDDGFLLRLATSGPAHRRRLRLEFLTDGAGSTTVDGREVPFTLRHAEILTLLALHPRGLSAERLALQLYGENGNPVTVRAEIHRLRTQLGTGVVQTRPYRLAADVDADFLRIRAALRRGAAADAVEAFHGPLLSESEAPAILEEREALTAQVRQLALNSPDPAVLWSFWETSCGADDREILEALCARLPADDPRLAAARTHRNRLR, encoded by the coding sequence GTGGCGGAGCTGCCCGAGCCGGAATTGCTGCGCGATCCGGAGTCGTACGCGCGGCTGCTCAAACACGTCCGCGAGGCCGTGCTGTCCGGTGTCCCGGCCCCGCGTTCGCCGCGCTCCGTCGTTTCCGATTCCTGGCAGCGTTCCCTGGCCGCGCACGTCGACCCGGACTCGGGTGAGGCCCCGCTGGTGTACGAGCCGGCCGAGATGACCGATCTGCGCGAAGAACACCCCCTCGCGCCGGTGCTGCCGTTGCTGCGCCAGACCTTGGTGAGCATCGCCGACGACGCCGAGCACATGATGATCGTGACCGACGCCGAGGGCCTGATCCTCTGGCGCGAAGGCGCTTCCGGCGTCCTGCTGCGCGCGGACCGCGTGGCGCTCACGGAGGGCACGCGCTGGAGCGAGGAGGCGATCGGCACCAACGCGATGGGCACCACGCTGGCGACCGGTGAGCCGGTGCAGATCTACTCGGCCGAGCACCTGGTCCGCCGCTATCACGCGTGGACCTGCGCGGCGGCGCCCGTGCGGGACCCGGAGACCGGGATGCTGCTGGGGTCGATCGACGTCAGCGGGCCGCTGCGCACCGTGCACCCGGCGATGCTCGCGCTGGTCACCGCCACGGCCCAGCTCGCGGAGGGCCAGCTGCGCGCTCACCTGGCGGTGCGCGACGAGAAGGTGCGGCGCACGAACATGCGTCATCTGGACGCGTTGCGAGGCCGTCCCGGCGCGCTGCTTTCGGCGGGCGGGCGGGTGCTGGCCGCGGAGTCCTGCACCCTTCCGTCCACTGTGGAGGTACGCCGCGGCGGCGGCACGGTGACGCTGCCGGACGGCCGCATCGCCGTCGTCGACCCCCTCGACGACGGTTTCCTGCTGCGCCTGGCCACCTCCGGCCCGGCCCACCGCCGCCGGCTGCGGCTGGAATTCCTCACCGACGGCGCCGGATCGACCACTGTGGACGGTCGCGAGGTCCCGTTCACGCTGCGGCACGCGGAAATCCTCACCCTGCTCGCACTGCACCCGCGCGGGTTGTCCGCGGAGCGCCTGGCCCTGCAGCTCTACGGCGAGAACGGCAACCCGGTCACCGTCCGCGCGGAGATCCACCGCCTGCGCACGCAGCTCGGCACGGGCGTCGTGCAGACCCGCCCGTACCGGCTGGCCGCCGACGTCGACGCAGATTTCCTACGCATCCGCGCGGCGCTGCGGCGCGGCGCGGCGGCCGACGCCGTCGAGGCCTTCCACGGCCCGCTCCTGTCGGAATCGGAGGCCCCGGCGATCCTCGAGGAACGCGAGGCCCTGACCGCCCAGGTCCGCCAGCTGGCCCTGAACAGCCCGGACCCGGCCGTGCTGTGGTCGTTCTGGGAGACCTCCTGCGGCGCGGACGACCGGGAGATCCTGGAAGCCCTGTGCGCCCGCCTCCCCGCCGACGACCCGCGCCTGGCCGCGGCGCGGACGCACCGGAACCGGCTGCGCTGA